Proteins from a single region of Corynebacterium casei LMG S-19264:
- a CDS encoding ABC transporter permease: MNTKPKPLHAVIIGVVMFILTIGIWQFAANAGWISDIAPTPANTFARGVEILSDPFYQDGPASVGIFWHLMASLRRVLFGFLLAAIIALPVGFILGRSTTLRWAVDPVVQVLRPVSPLAWLPLGLALLKDAENTAVFVILLSALWPILINTIDAVRSVNPTYINLADTIGTDWWSRIVYIWLPASLPGIITGLRLSLSTAWLVIVAAEMLIGGRGVGFFVWNAWNRLDIDAIVVAIFIIGIAGLILDHLVGALQKVVRYD; the protein is encoded by the coding sequence GTGAATACTAAACCCAAACCACTTCACGCCGTCATTATTGGCGTAGTGATGTTTATCCTCACCATCGGCATTTGGCAGTTTGCCGCCAACGCCGGGTGGATTAGCGATATCGCGCCAACGCCCGCGAATACTTTTGCGCGCGGCGTGGAGATTCTCTCCGACCCGTTCTATCAAGATGGCCCCGCCAGCGTCGGCATTTTCTGGCACCTGATGGCGAGTTTGCGTCGGGTGCTCTTTGGCTTCTTGCTCGCTGCGATTATAGCTTTGCCAGTGGGCTTTATTCTGGGGCGCAGTACCACGCTGCGCTGGGCTGTCGATCCGGTAGTGCAGGTTCTGCGCCCAGTCTCGCCACTGGCGTGGCTGCCACTCGGTCTCGCGCTTCTCAAAGACGCTGAAAACACCGCCGTCTTCGTCATCTTGCTCTCGGCGCTGTGGCCGATTCTAATTAACACCATCGATGCCGTGCGCAGCGTTAATCCGACGTATATCAACCTCGCGGATACCATCGGCACCGACTGGTGGTCGCGCATTGTGTACATCTGGCTGCCGGCTTCCTTGCCGGGCATTATTACCGGCCTGCGCTTGTCACTGTCCACCGCGTGGCTAGTTATTGTCGCGGCGGAGATGCTCATCGGCGGACGCGGCGTGGGCTTCTTCGTGTGGAACGCCTGGAACCGCCTGGATATTGACGCCATTGTTGTCGCGATTTTCATCATCGGTATCGCGGGCCTGATTCTTGACCACCTCGTCGGCGCATTGCAGAAAGTAGTTCGCTATGACTAA
- a CDS encoding ABC transporter ATP-binding protein translates to MTKSLKTTATDASVELDSITKSYGPTTIIGDTSININDGEFVALLGPSGCGKSTILKMIAGLAEPSTGTVSTGHKKVQGPGPDRGMVFQDHALLPWMTARGNIDFGLRSARPGLSKTERAEITKNHLEQVGLSDAAERRPARLSGGMQQRVGIARAFAIDPPIMLLDEPFGALDALTRRELQIQLLNIWEASRRTVVMVTHDVDEAILLSDRVLVMSKSPEATIIADINVDLPRPRHEVSEDPSVEAKTAELRKEMLHLLEH, encoded by the coding sequence ATGACTAAATCCCTAAAAACCACCGCGACTGATGCCTCAGTTGAACTGGACTCCATCACCAAGTCCTATGGCCCGACCACAATTATTGGTGATACCAGCATCAACATCAACGACGGCGAGTTCGTCGCCCTGCTGGGGCCTTCTGGTTGCGGCAAGTCCACCATTTTGAAGATGATTGCAGGTCTTGCGGAGCCATCCACCGGCACCGTTAGCACCGGTCACAAGAAGGTGCAGGGGCCTGGCCCGGACCGCGGCATGGTGTTCCAGGACCATGCGCTTTTGCCATGGATGACCGCGCGCGGCAACATCGACTTCGGGCTGCGCTCCGCACGACCAGGCTTGAGCAAAACCGAGCGCGCTGAGATTACCAAGAACCACTTGGAGCAAGTAGGGCTTTCCGATGCCGCTGAGCGCCGCCCCGCCCGCCTTTCCGGCGGCATGCAGCAGCGCGTCGGCATCGCACGCGCCTTCGCCATCGACCCGCCGATCATGCTTCTCGATGAACCCTTCGGCGCCCTCGACGCCCTGACTCGCCGCGAACTACAAATCCAGCTACTCAACATCTGGGAAGCATCACGCCGCACCGTCGTCATGGTCACCCACGACGTTGACGAAGCAATCCTGCTCTCCGACCGCGTCCTCGTCATGTCCAAGAGCCCTGAAGCCACCATCATCGCCGACATCAACGTCGACCTCCCGCGCCCACGCCACGAAGTCAGCGAAGACCCTTCCGTCGAAGCCAAGACCGCCGAACTGCGCAAGGAAATGCTCCACCTCCTCGAGCACTAG